One genomic window of Tatumella citrea includes the following:
- the epd gene encoding erythrose-4-phosphate dehydrogenase: protein MTIRIAINGFGRIGRGVLRALYESGRHTEISVIAINELADSEGIAHLLKYDTSHGRFAYEVRLEDELLKVGRDTIRLLHEPLIKDLPWSELDIDIVLDCTGKYGSRADGEAHLAAGAKKVLFSHPGGNDLDATVVYGVNHQALREDDRIVSNASCTTNCIIPVIKLLDDAFSIVSGTVTTIHSSMHDQQVLDAYHDDLRRTRAASQSIIPVDTKLAAGITRILPKFSDRFEAIAVRVPVINVTAIDLSVTLETAVSAAEVNAVLQNAAHGVFRGIVDYTELPLVSVDFNHDPHSAIVDGTQTRVSGQHLVKTLVWCDNEWGFANRMLDTTLAMSAGNFR, encoded by the coding sequence ATGACCATCAGAATTGCTATTAATGGTTTTGGACGTATTGGCCGGGGTGTGCTGCGGGCGCTATATGAAAGCGGACGTCATACCGAAATTTCGGTCATCGCAATCAATGAGCTGGCTGACAGTGAAGGGATTGCCCATTTACTGAAATACGACACCAGCCATGGTCGCTTTGCTTATGAGGTCCGGCTGGAAGATGAGTTACTGAAAGTAGGCCGGGACACCATCCGTCTGCTGCATGAACCATTGATTAAAGATTTACCGTGGTCTGAGCTGGATATCGATATTGTGCTGGACTGTACCGGTAAATATGGCAGCCGTGCTGATGGAGAAGCACACCTGGCGGCGGGTGCTAAAAAGGTATTGTTCTCTCATCCCGGAGGCAATGACCTGGATGCTACCGTGGTCTACGGAGTTAATCATCAGGCGCTACGGGAAGATGACCGGATAGTGTCTAATGCTTCCTGTACCACTAACTGTATTATTCCTGTGATTAAATTGCTGGATGATGCTTTTAGTATCGTGTCGGGAACGGTTACTACTATTCACTCATCGATGCACGATCAACAGGTTCTGGACGCATACCATGATGATTTGCGCCGGACACGTGCCGCGAGCCAGTCCATTATTCCGGTCGATACCAAACTGGCGGCGGGGATTACACGGATACTTCCGAAATTTTCGGATCGGTTTGAAGCGATAGCCGTTCGGGTGCCCGTGATTAACGTGACGGCGATTGATTTGAGCGTCACGCTGGAAACGGCAGTCTCTGCCGCAGAAGTTAATGCAGTGTTGCAAAACGCTGCCCACGGGGTATTTCGTGGTATAGTCGACTACACGGAATTACCGTTAGTTTCTGTTGATTTTAACCATGATCCGCACAGCGCCATCGTGGATGGTACTCAGACCCGGGTCAGTGGTCAGCACCTGGTGAAAACCCTGGTATGGTGCGATAACGAATGGGGCTTTGCTAACCGTATGCTGGATACTACGTTAGCAATGTCTGCAGGTAATTTCAGGTAA
- a CDS encoding M20 metallopeptidase family protein, which translates to MNIIAEWPELDDDIQTLLPEIINLRHHLHQYPELSNREFATSKFIAGQLSSYGIPVQTGIAGTGIVALITCERPGICRAFRAELDALPLTEQTQLPYASKVRAFYPKTGGGEEETGVMHACGHDVHMAMVLGFARLVAAHPRRFTGSFKFIFQPAEEGAPDGENGGARQMIREGVLDVPVPDVCIGLHVTAGPLGEYRLGQYRTTASADTFRLEVTGKSTHAAFPWTGIDPVPIAAQIISAWQTIPTRQVNLSQSMPPVITVGRIYGGQRHNILADSVVLEGTVRTVDNQQRDFVLQRMSSVSEGIATAVGASVKMSLSSNNYIAGKNEPSLVESVVPQLSLISQHKVTVDGGTYGTDDFAEYAQRVPGLFIRMGATPPELVDSGEYIWPTHSNKFIADDRAIALGIKTFSVLSLHLK; encoded by the coding sequence ATGAATATTATCGCCGAATGGCCCGAACTGGATGATGATATCCAAACCTTGTTACCTGAGATTATAAACCTCAGGCATCATCTCCATCAGTATCCGGAATTATCCAACAGGGAATTTGCTACCAGCAAGTTTATTGCCGGACAACTGAGTAGCTACGGTATTCCTGTTCAGACAGGCATTGCCGGCACCGGAATAGTGGCATTGATAACCTGTGAACGACCGGGGATATGTCGTGCATTTCGGGCCGAACTGGATGCGCTGCCTTTAACCGAACAGACGCAACTGCCATATGCCTCGAAGGTACGTGCTTTTTACCCTAAAACCGGTGGTGGTGAGGAGGAAACGGGTGTAATGCATGCCTGCGGGCATGATGTACATATGGCTATGGTTCTGGGGTTCGCCCGGTTGGTGGCCGCTCACCCCCGGCGTTTTACCGGCAGTTTTAAATTTATTTTTCAGCCAGCTGAAGAAGGCGCACCGGACGGAGAAAATGGCGGGGCGCGTCAAATGATCAGAGAGGGAGTGCTTGATGTCCCGGTTCCGGATGTATGCATTGGACTGCATGTTACGGCGGGGCCGCTGGGTGAATATCGTTTGGGGCAGTATCGTACCACTGCTTCAGCAGATACTTTCCGGTTGGAGGTTACCGGCAAGTCAACCCATGCGGCTTTCCCATGGACCGGAATTGATCCGGTCCCCATTGCAGCTCAGATTATTTCTGCCTGGCAAACCATTCCAACCCGCCAGGTGAATCTGAGTCAGTCAATGCCACCGGTAATTACGGTTGGCCGGATATATGGTGGACAGCGGCATAATATTCTGGCGGACAGTGTGGTTTTGGAAGGTACGGTACGTACGGTGGATAATCAACAGCGTGATTTCGTACTGCAGCGAATGTCTTCGGTCAGTGAGGGAATTGCTACAGCGGTCGGGGCATCGGTAAAAATGTCTCTCTCTTCCAATAATTATATTGCCGGAAAAAATGAACCCTCACTGGTAGAAAGTGTAGTTCCGCAGCTTTCACTAATCAGCCAACATAAAGTAACGGTTGATGGCGGAACTTATGGTACTGATGACTTTGCTGAATATGCCCAACGAGTACCCGGACTATTTATCAGAATGGGAGCAACACCGCCTGAACTGGTGGATTCTGGCGAATACATCTGGCCTACTCATTCAAATAAATTTATTGCTGATGACCGCGCTATAGCTTTGGGGATTAAAACGTTCTCTGTACTGTCACTTCACCTTAAATAA
- a CDS encoding enoyl-CoA hydratase/isomerase family protein, translating to MTISHQLTAEGILLIGLNRPEKLNALDEQSKIRLGEVWDYARTEDNVRTIVIYGEGERAFCAGSDLKEAQEKGRTVTTDILARSLPGVLQPLNKPVIAALHGYTLGLGISLAIHCDYRIAHPDTRFSFPEIHHGMLSGFSAITLPLLVGESRALDLMLTGRKFTAQQSLDWGLVNALSEQPRESAIELARQLSTDKVAQAAGWTKHLILSERRRQLDLYFSEIDKARLLVTKQSVSHE from the coding sequence ATGACAATCAGTCATCAGTTAACGGCAGAAGGTATTTTACTGATAGGGTTAAACCGCCCGGAAAAATTAAATGCACTGGACGAACAATCTAAAATCAGACTCGGTGAGGTCTGGGATTATGCGCGTACCGAAGATAATGTCAGAACTATTGTTATTTATGGGGAAGGGGAGCGTGCATTCTGTGCCGGATCTGATCTAAAAGAGGCACAGGAAAAAGGCCGCACGGTGACTACCGATATTTTAGCCCGATCACTACCCGGAGTATTACAGCCTTTAAATAAACCAGTAATTGCTGCATTACATGGTTATACCCTGGGTCTGGGGATCAGCCTGGCAATCCACTGCGATTACCGCATTGCACATCCGGATACCCGGTTCAGTTTTCCCGAAATTCATCACGGTATGCTTTCTGGGTTTAGCGCAATTACCCTGCCATTGCTGGTCGGTGAAAGTCGTGCTCTGGACCTGATGCTGACCGGCAGAAAGTTTACTGCACAACAATCACTGGACTGGGGGCTGGTTAATGCTCTCTCTGAACAGCCGCGGGAGAGTGCTATAGAGCTGGCCAGACAGCTTTCTACAGATAAAGTGGCACAAGCTGCAGGATGGACAAAACACCTTATTTTATCAGAGCGGCGGCGGCAGTTAGATCTTTATTTCTCAGAAATAGACAAGGCCAGATTATTAGTCACTAAACAATCAGTGTCGCATGAATAA
- a CDS encoding MFS transporter — MSDQLNTLNENEVFGKVAWRLMPFLCLCFVICWLERVNISFAHLQFKSDLNINDASFGLIVGALSLGCLVFDIPGTLMLEKYGAKKTITRVMILWGIATIGTAFARTTGQFYFFRFLLGAAEAGFFPGVILYLTYWFPTAWRARVSSRFIIAIGICGIVGGPLASWVMTHLNDVAGFRGWQWLFIFTGILPLFIGVLAWFWLDDKPEHARWLTAAEKSLVLATLTRDQQQDKPNKKDNLLKAVKDFRVWIIIVSYVLTIICTGNVVNFWAPSIIKESGNISLGSVGMLSSVPWIVGVIVMLLVSRLSDRYQERRWFFAGGVIAIITALIILPWVLHNAGYTVATLVLMSSGYLVATAIYWTIPSQYFSESSRAGCIALVSLFGQLGQILVPSFIGYLKTNTGSITSALHYVTIFIILGLIMLLAGIPGKVLLKK, encoded by the coding sequence ATGAGTGATCAATTAAATACCCTCAATGAAAATGAAGTTTTTGGTAAGGTCGCCTGGCGGTTAATGCCTTTTCTCTGCCTGTGCTTTGTTATTTGCTGGCTGGAGAGAGTGAATATCAGTTTTGCGCATTTGCAATTCAAAAGTGATCTAAATATTAATGATGCCTCTTTTGGGTTGATTGTGGGTGCATTATCTCTGGGGTGTCTGGTATTTGATATTCCAGGTACCTTAATGCTGGAGAAATATGGTGCTAAAAAAACTATTACCCGGGTGATGATCCTTTGGGGAATCGCTACCATCGGCACGGCATTTGCCAGAACTACCGGACAGTTTTACTTTTTCAGATTTTTGCTGGGTGCTGCCGAAGCCGGGTTTTTCCCCGGGGTTATTCTCTATCTGACCTATTGGTTTCCAACTGCCTGGCGAGCCAGAGTCTCGTCGCGGTTTATTATTGCTATAGGGATTTGTGGAATTGTTGGCGGCCCGCTGGCCAGTTGGGTAATGACACATCTGAATGATGTCGCCGGTTTCAGAGGCTGGCAGTGGTTGTTTATTTTCACCGGCATCCTGCCGTTATTTATTGGGGTGCTGGCCTGGTTCTGGTTGGATGATAAACCTGAACATGCCCGTTGGTTAACTGCTGCGGAAAAATCGCTGGTGCTGGCCACACTGACCAGAGATCAGCAGCAAGATAAGCCGAACAAAAAAGACAATCTGCTGAAAGCAGTCAAAGATTTCCGCGTGTGGATTATTATTGTCAGCTATGTATTGACTATTATTTGCACCGGCAATGTCGTGAATTTTTGGGCTCCATCGATTATTAAAGAATCCGGCAATATCAGTCTGGGGTCGGTTGGCATGTTGTCATCAGTGCCGTGGATTGTTGGTGTGATTGTCATGCTGCTGGTTTCCAGGCTGTCAGACCGTTATCAGGAACGGCGCTGGTTTTTTGCCGGGGGTGTCATCGCCATTATTACCGCATTAATTATTCTGCCGTGGGTATTACATAATGCCGGCTATACGGTGGCAACGTTGGTACTGATGAGTTCGGGCTATCTGGTGGCAACGGCTATTTACTGGACCATTCCCTCACAATATTTTTCTGAAAGTTCAAGAGCGGGTTGTATTGCACTGGTCAGCCTGTTTGGTCAGTTAGGGCAAATTCTGGTGCCGTCTTTTATCGGATACCTGAAAACCAATACCGGCAGTATTACTTCGGCGCTGCATTATGTGACGATTTTTATCATCCTCGGACTGATTATGCTACTGGCTGGTATTCCCGGGAAAGTATTGTTAAAAAAATAA
- the pgk gene encoding phosphoglycerate kinase, translated as MSVIKMTDLDLAGKRVLIRADLNVPVKEGKVTSDARIRASLPTIESALKQGAKVMVTSHLGRPTEGEYNEEFSLLPVVNYLKDKLSGTSVKLAKDYLDGVDVQAGELVVLENVRFNKGEKKDDETLSKKYAALCDVFVMDAFGTAHRAQASTHGVGKFAPIACAGPLLSAELEALGKAMSNPARPMVAVVGGSKVSTKFDVLQSLVNIADTVIVGGGIANTFVAIDNNVGKSLYEPEFVDAARKLRDQYGIPVPVDSRVGTEFSETAPATVKKVSEVQDNEEIMDFGDETAQAMAKILKEAKTILWNGPVGVFEFPNFRKGTEIVANAIADSEAFSVAGGGDTLAAIDLFGIENKISYISTGGGAFLEFVEGKKLPAVAMLEERAKQ; from the coding sequence ATGTCTGTAATTAAAATGACCGATCTGGATCTTGCGGGTAAACGTGTACTGATTCGTGCCGATCTTAATGTGCCGGTAAAAGAAGGGAAAGTAACGTCAGATGCCCGTATTCGTGCATCATTACCAACGATTGAATCGGCACTGAAGCAGGGTGCAAAAGTGATGGTGACCTCGCATCTGGGTCGTCCGACGGAAGGTGAGTACAACGAAGAATTCTCCCTGTTGCCGGTGGTGAACTACCTGAAAGATAAACTGAGTGGTACCAGCGTGAAACTGGCAAAAGACTACCTGGATGGTGTCGATGTACAGGCCGGTGAGCTGGTGGTGCTGGAAAACGTCCGTTTCAACAAGGGCGAGAAGAAAGACGACGAAACCCTGTCGAAAAAATACGCGGCACTGTGTGATGTATTTGTGATGGATGCTTTTGGTACCGCACACCGTGCTCAGGCATCTACTCACGGCGTCGGCAAATTTGCGCCAATCGCCTGCGCCGGTCCACTGCTGTCTGCAGAACTGGAAGCCCTGGGTAAAGCAATGAGCAACCCGGCTCGTCCGATGGTTGCTGTGGTGGGTGGTTCGAAAGTTTCTACCAAGTTTGATGTGCTGCAGTCTCTGGTCAATATTGCCGATACGGTGATTGTGGGTGGTGGTATCGCCAATACCTTCGTGGCTATCGATAACAACGTCGGTAAATCACTGTACGAACCAGAATTTGTCGACGCTGCGAGAAAACTGCGCGATCAGTATGGTATTCCGGTTCCTGTCGACTCCCGTGTAGGTACAGAGTTTTCTGAAACTGCACCTGCTACCGTGAAAAAAGTGTCTGAAGTTCAGGACAACGAAGAGATCATGGATTTCGGTGATGAAACAGCGCAGGCTATGGCGAAGATTCTTAAAGAAGCCAAAACAATTCTGTGGAATGGTCCGGTAGGGGTATTTGAATTCCCTAACTTCCGTAAAGGTACCGAGATCGTTGCAAATGCGATTGCTGACAGCGAAGCATTCTCTGTTGCCGGTGGTGGCGATACTCTGGCCGCGATTGACCTGTTCGGGATTGAGAACAAAATCTCTTACATCTCCACTGGTGGCGGCGCTTTCCTGGAATTTGTTGAAGGCAAAAAACTTCCGGCAGTTGCTATGCTGGAAGAGCGCGCAAAACAGTAA
- a CDS encoding OprD family outer membrane porin has product MNRKIPLLVVLAVPHAVFASDFIDDSKLNINFTNMYINNKYDTPVANSNTGRYSSRNEEWAQGYNIFYQSGYTSGLIGLGLDADVNGGIKLSGNSDHHTGGTMIPTGGSNGAGVRSWGRLGGAVKLRISKTEVRYGNDLQFKLPVVISNNARVTPQYFQGLSITSKDIRRAEINAGYLTRVVGRWSTDRTGLAIAGGTKASDGFYFGGLDYHFTPGVTGQYYISQLEDYYTQNYLGAKWRIPVTHDSSFETEARYFNSRSAGRNGETGYKASGYTKNNDGKINNNTWSLSETYRLGYHSLLAGYQQVSADSLMPTLNQASLKGKEASGVNYYLYTDRMFYNFTRAGERTRYVQYSYYFSGVNIPGLTFKIAYLKGDNIKQRNMESAKEFERDISLAYVFPSGTFKGLGLEWRNGLSKTNNIYDNTKGNNRNWLIMTYNLKF; this is encoded by the coding sequence ATGAATAGGAAAATACCATTACTGGTGGTGTTGGCTGTTCCGCACGCCGTTTTTGCCAGTGATTTTATTGATGATAGCAAACTTAATATTAATTTTACCAATATGTATATTAATAATAAGTATGATACACCGGTGGCAAACAGTAATACCGGTAGATACTCCTCAAGAAATGAAGAATGGGCACAGGGTTATAATATTTTCTACCAGTCCGGCTATACTTCAGGGCTGATAGGACTGGGTCTGGATGCTGATGTGAATGGTGGGATTAAGCTCTCTGGTAATTCTGACCATCATACCGGTGGTACTATGATCCCGACCGGGGGCAGCAATGGTGCCGGGGTTCGCAGTTGGGGGCGCTTAGGTGGAGCGGTTAAACTACGGATTTCAAAAACTGAAGTCAGATATGGCAATGACCTGCAATTTAAACTTCCGGTAGTGATCTCTAATAATGCACGGGTAACTCCACAGTATTTCCAGGGATTAAGTATTACTTCAAAAGATATCAGGCGAGCGGAGATTAATGCCGGTTATCTGACCAGAGTTGTCGGTCGATGGTCTACGGATCGTACCGGGCTTGCTATTGCCGGCGGAACCAAAGCATCTGACGGGTTTTATTTTGGCGGTCTGGATTATCATTTTACCCCGGGTGTGACCGGTCAATATTATATTTCTCAGCTGGAAGACTATTACACGCAGAATTATCTCGGCGCTAAGTGGCGAATACCTGTAACGCACGACAGTTCATTTGAAACGGAGGCTCGTTATTTTAACAGCCGTTCTGCAGGGCGTAACGGAGAAACCGGATATAAAGCCAGCGGTTATACCAAAAACAATGACGGAAAAATAAATAATAATACCTGGTCGTTGTCAGAAACTTACCGTCTTGGATATCACAGCCTGTTGGCCGGATACCAGCAGGTTTCTGCCGACAGTCTGATGCCTACCCTTAATCAGGCCAGTCTTAAAGGGAAAGAGGCCAGCGGGGTCAACTATTATTTATATACCGACCGGATGTTTTATAACTTCACCCGGGCGGGTGAAAGAACCCGCTATGTACAATATTCGTACTATTTCTCTGGTGTTAATATACCCGGGCTTACTTTTAAAATTGCCTATCTGAAGGGGGATAATATTAAACAGCGCAATATGGAATCTGCCAAAGAGTTTGAGCGGGATATTAGCCTGGCCTATGTCTTCCCGTCAGGTACGTTTAAAGGCCTGGGGCTGGAGTGGCGTAACGGGTTGTCTAAAACTAACAATATCTATGACAACACTAAAGGTAATAACCGTAACTGGTTAATTATGACTTATAACCTGAAGTTTTGA
- a CDS encoding acyl-CoA dehydrogenase family protein — MRDYIELACELAAKIAPGAAERDASRTLPFGQMAMIRDSTLGAARLPAQFGGGDISFTTVSAIFIILAKADPCVAQALFPHFATVEHLRLIATAEQQSIYFEKIANKSLSSGAIAERGGKIRGEISTRLSYSDGRYLLNGNKFYSTGCLFADFIKVQAVGESGEAVYVLVPKDAPGLTLLDDWDGMGQRTTASGTTQLNNVEVLPDWIIPLHHWVSKRNYVGAVAQLIHCSVDIGIGLAALDDAVSWIGTGVRPVKESGVNRAADDPYILHTIGELSAQIHAAEALVESAARKVDLASQAQLTGQYSDEQTERLLSAASIAVAEAKILSTKAALQVCERLYDIGGAATTQRSLNFDRHWRNARTHTTHDSLDYKYKAIGNYLVNDISPPISFLY, encoded by the coding sequence ATGCGTGATTATATTGAATTAGCCTGCGAACTGGCGGCGAAAATTGCTCCGGGTGCTGCGGAACGTGATGCCAGCCGTACGCTTCCGTTCGGACAAATGGCGATGATTCGTGACTCTACTCTGGGGGCGGCTCGTCTGCCGGCGCAATTTGGCGGCGGTGATATCTCTTTTACCACGGTGTCAGCCATCTTTATTATTCTGGCAAAAGCTGACCCTTGCGTGGCTCAGGCCCTGTTTCCTCATTTTGCCACGGTTGAGCATTTGCGGCTGATCGCTACAGCAGAACAGCAATCCATCTATTTTGAAAAAATAGCCAACAAGTCATTGAGCTCCGGGGCAATTGCGGAGCGCGGCGGGAAAATTCGTGGCGAAATCAGCACCAGGCTGAGCTACAGCGATGGCAGGTATCTGCTCAATGGCAATAAATTCTACAGCACCGGCTGTCTGTTCGCAGATTTCATCAAAGTACAGGCGGTAGGGGAATCCGGTGAGGCGGTCTATGTACTGGTGCCCAAAGATGCCCCCGGTCTGACACTGCTGGATGACTGGGATGGCATGGGGCAGCGGACAACTGCCAGTGGAACAACACAGCTGAACAATGTTGAAGTCCTCCCCGACTGGATTATCCCGTTGCATCACTGGGTCAGTAAACGAAATTATGTAGGGGCTGTGGCCCAACTGATTCATTGTTCGGTGGATATCGGTATCGGTCTGGCCGCTCTGGACGATGCCGTTTCCTGGATTGGTACCGGGGTCCGGCCGGTAAAAGAGAGTGGGGTGAACAGGGCCGCGGACGATCCTTATATTCTGCACACCATTGGCGAATTATCTGCGCAAATTCATGCGGCGGAAGCACTGGTAGAAAGCGCTGCACGAAAAGTTGACCTGGCTTCTCAGGCTCAGTTAACCGGCCAGTACAGTGACGAGCAAACCGAACGCTTATTGTCAGCAGCTTCAATCGCGGTAGCAGAAGCCAAAATTTTGTCGACTAAAGCTGCATTGCAGGTCTGCGAACGTTTATACGATATCGGCGGAGCGGCGACTACCCAGAGATCGTTGAATTTTGACCGGCACTGGAGAAATGCCAGAACTCATACCACCCATGATTCGCTGGATTACAAATATAAAGCGATAGGCAATTATCTGGTGAATGATATTTCTCCCCCAATTTCATTTCTGTACTGA
- the tkt gene encoding transketolase, which yields MPSHKELANAIRALSMDAVQKANSGHPGAPMGMADIAEVLWRDYLNHNPQNPSWSDRDRFVLSNGHGSMLIYSLLHLTGYDLPIQELANFRQLHSRTPGHPEYGYTPGVETTTGPLGQGIANAVGFAIAERTLAAQFNRPGHDIVDHHTYVFMGDGCMMEGISHEVCSLAGTLKLGKLMAFYDDNGISIDGHVDGWFTDDTGLRFEAYGWHVIRGIDGHDSEAVRQAIEEARSVTDKPSLLMCKTVIGFGSPNKAGTHDAHGAALGNDEIALTRKQLGWNYPPFEIPADIYAAWDAKAAGQEKEQAWNQKFAAYREAFPELAKEYQRRTTGQLPANWQAESQKYVEQLQANPANIASRKASQNAIEAFGKLLPEYLGGSADLAPSNLTMWSGSKPLNEDPAGNYIHYGVREFGMTAIANGLALHGGFLPYTATFLMFVEYARNAARMAALMKIRQIMVYTHDSIGLGEDGPTHQPVEQLASLRTTPNMSTWRPCDQVESAVAWKYAIERQDGPSALIFSRQNLIQQPRSAEQLANVARGGYILKDSDGQPELILIATGSEVSLAVDAADKLTAEGRKVRVVSMPSTDAFDKQDAAYRESVLPAAVSARVAVEAGIADYWFKYTGLKGAIVGMTTFGESAPADLLFKEFGFTVDNVVAKAKAIL from the coding sequence ATGCCCTCACATAAAGAACTCGCCAACGCGATTCGCGCTCTCAGTATGGATGCCGTTCAGAAAGCCAATTCCGGCCATCCAGGTGCCCCTATGGGTATGGCGGATATTGCCGAAGTGTTATGGCGCGATTACCTGAACCATAACCCGCAGAACCCGTCATGGAGTGATCGCGACCGCTTTGTGCTGTCTAACGGCCACGGCTCAATGCTGATTTACAGCCTGCTGCACCTGACAGGTTACGACCTGCCGATTCAGGAACTGGCCAACTTCCGTCAGCTGCACTCACGTACCCCGGGTCACCCGGAATACGGCTACACCCCGGGCGTGGAAACCACCACCGGACCTCTGGGACAGGGGATTGCCAATGCAGTCGGTTTCGCGATTGCTGAACGTACCCTGGCTGCACAGTTTAACCGCCCTGGCCATGACATCGTCGATCACCACACTTACGTGTTTATGGGCGACGGCTGCATGATGGAAGGGATTTCTCACGAAGTCTGCTCACTGGCAGGTACCCTGAAACTCGGCAAACTGATGGCGTTCTACGATGACAACGGTATCTCTATCGATGGTCACGTTGACGGCTGGTTTACTGATGACACCGGACTGCGCTTTGAAGCCTATGGCTGGCACGTAATCCGCGGAATCGACGGTCACGACAGTGAAGCCGTGCGTCAAGCGATTGAAGAAGCCCGCAGCGTAACAGACAAGCCGTCACTGCTGATGTGTAAAACCGTGATTGGTTTCGGCTCACCGAACAAAGCCGGAACTCATGATGCCCACGGCGCGGCTCTGGGTAATGACGAAATTGCACTGACCCGTAAACAGCTGGGCTGGAACTACCCTCCGTTTGAAATCCCTGCTGATATTTATGCAGCCTGGGATGCCAAGGCTGCCGGCCAGGAAAAAGAGCAGGCGTGGAACCAGAAATTTGCGGCTTACCGCGAAGCCTTCCCTGAACTGGCAAAAGAGTACCAGCGTCGTACCACCGGCCAGCTGCCGGCAAACTGGCAGGCCGAATCTCAGAAATATGTTGAGCAGCTGCAGGCAAATCCGGCAAATATCGCCAGCCGTAAAGCCTCACAGAATGCCATTGAAGCTTTCGGCAAACTGCTGCCGGAATATCTGGGCGGCTCAGCTGACCTGGCACCAAGTAACCTGACCATGTGGTCCGGCTCCAAACCGCTTAACGAAGACCCGGCCGGTAACTACATCCATTACGGTGTCCGTGAATTCGGTATGACCGCGATTGCCAACGGTCTGGCCCTGCACGGTGGTTTCCTGCCGTACACCGCGACCTTCCTGATGTTTGTCGAATATGCCCGTAATGCGGCGCGTATGGCAGCACTGATGAAAATCCGCCAGATCATGGTGTATACCCATGACTCTATCGGTCTGGGTGAAGACGGCCCGACTCACCAGCCGGTTGAACAGCTGGCCAGTCTGCGTACCACGCCTAACATGAGCACCTGGCGTCCGTGTGACCAGGTGGAATCTGCAGTGGCCTGGAAATATGCGATTGAACGTCAGGACGGCCCGAGTGCGCTGATTTTCTCCCGTCAGAACCTGATCCAGCAGCCGCGCAGTGCTGAGCAGCTGGCGAACGTGGCCCGTGGCGGTTATATCCTGAAAGACAGCGACGGCCAGCCGGAACTGATCCTGATTGCCACCGGTTCAGAGGTTTCTCTGGCGGTGGACGCGGCGGACAAACTGACTGCTGAAGGACGTAAAGTGCGTGTGGTTTCTATGCCATCCACCGATGCCTTCGACAAACAGGATGCGGCTTACCGTGAATCTGTACTGCCTGCGGCCGTCAGCGCCCGTGTGGCAGTGGAAGCAGGCATTGCCGACTACTGGTTCAAATACACAGGCCTGAAAGGTGCGATTGTAGGGATGACCACTTTCGGTGAGTCTGCCCCGGCAGATCTGCTGTTTAAAGAGTTCGGCTTTACCGTGGATAACGTGGTAGCGAAAGCAAAAGCCATCCTGTAA